From the genome of Nicotiana sylvestris chromosome 1, ASM39365v2, whole genome shotgun sequence:
tttggcttccgcaacaattggtatcagagccaaggtactgtctaagtatgctctgtggttgcagcatagtctgatcttccacatcataaaagatttatcttggtaactgagtcaaggttctgtctgagtatgctctgtggttgcagcttagtctgatcttctacatcagaaaggaataatcttgatttgtgtcgtcagctattaaataatatttgtgtcaaatatgggagacaataaacaagaagaatctacatcaagtgtcaacaatacgtcatcattgacatcttcgcttatgacaagaattgtgtcaaatgcgaaatttatcaaccgtgttgcttgcggtaccattcgatcctaccttgctagagagcagaaatatccatacacaaaggaaacttctgcaagtaaattatggaaagcactggaggataaatttttgaagaaaaacagtcaaaataaattgtacatgaagaagagactgtttcacttcacctatgttcctggtaccacgatgaatgaacatatcaccagtttcaataagttggtcacagatttgcaaaatatggatacaacttatgatgatggtgacttggccttgatgttgttggcgtcacttcctgatgagtacgagcaccttgaaactactctactccatggaaatgacgaagtttctcttagagaagtttgttcggctttgtacagctatgaacaaagaaagcgagaaaaacagaagggcggagaaggagaaacactatttgtgaggggtcgtcctcaaaatcaaacgaggacaaagaagggaagatccaagtcaagatccagacccagcaaagatgaatgtgccttttgtcgagaaaaagggcactggaagaaagactgtccgaagttgaagaataaggccaaacataacaatggaaaggctattatggattcaaatgtagctgattgtgatgattcagacttctcattagttacaacagagtcatcaacatcatcagacatatggttgatggactcggcttgtagctatcatatgtgtcccaacagggactggttcgtggaatttcaagaaggagaatatggagtcgtccacacagcggataacagccctcttacctcatatggcattggttcaatacgattaaggaaccatgatggaatgatcagaacattgatagatgttcgatatgtaccggatttgaagaagaatctcatctctgtgggagccctagaatcaaaagggttcaaaatcattgcagaaaatggagtgatgagagtatgctccggtgcactagtggtaatgaaggctaatcggaagaataataatatgtaccgctatcgtggcagtacagttattgggacagcgacagtgacatccagtgacgacaaagaggcagaagcaaccaagctatggcacatgcgcttgggacatgctggagggaaaatccttgaaaactctatcagatcaaggattgttaaaaggagtcaaggcttgcaacttggagttttgtgagcattgtgttaaagggaaacagacaagggttaaatttggtacaacgatccataatactaaaggcattttggattatgtacactctgatgtttggggtccttccaaaacaccttcattgggtgggaagcactattttgtaacctttgttgatgatttttcccgaagagtatgggtgtatacaatgaagagcaaagatgaagtgttgggaatttttctcaaatggaagacgatggtggagaatcaaacaggcaagaggatcaagtgtattcgtaCAGACAacggaggtgaatacaaaaatgatcatttcaataaggtctgtgaaaatgatggcatcgtccgacacttcactgttagacatacaccacaacagaatggagtggcagaatgtatgaaccggaccttgctggagaaggtacggtgtatgttgtccaatgctggcttgggcaaagaattttgggctgaggcaattacatatgcatgccacctcattaatcgcctaccatctgctgctattgatggcaagacaccatttgaaaaatggtatggaaaacctgctgtagattataacactttgcacgtgtttggctcaactgcatattatcatgtgacagagtcaaaattggatccaagggcaaagaaggctatttttatgggaattacttctggagtcaaaggatatcgtttatggtgtcctatgacaaagaaagtaatattcagcagggacgttacctttgatgaatttgctatggtaaataaggtaacagaagataccaaacaaaataaaggtgcttctaagcaggtggagtttgagggaaaatttatttttcctacacaagaagcagaggaggaaacaaatgaagattaccctatggaaggagagccagtagaggagattccaactcaggaacctcaacaacaacttgaatcaatagcaactagcaggccaaaaagaacaataacgaaacctgttcgtctcatagagacggttgcttgtgcaacctcaattgtagctgatgatgttcctaccacttataaagatgctgtccaaagttcagaagaagataagtggaggattgccatgaatgatgaaatacagtcccttcatcagaatcatacatggagattggccaatctcccgaagggaaagaaagcaattgggtgcaaatgggtatttgcaaagaaagaaggatttcctaaccaagtagatgttcgctacaaagcaagattggtggccaaaggatatgctcaaaaggagggaattgattacaatgaagtgttttctccagttgtaaaacattcctccattagaattatgttggctttggtagcacaattggatttggaactagttcagatggatgtaaaaactgcgtttttacatggaaacttggaggaggaaatctacatgactcagccagaaggattcaaagttgctggaaaagaaaatatggtgtgcaaacttgaaaaatcgttgtacggattgaaacaatcttctagacaatggtacaagcgatttgacgagtttatgttgcggcaagggtacaagagaagcaaatacgatcattgtgtgtatttgcacaagcttaaagatggttcctttgtatatcttctcctatatgttgatgatatgttgatagcttccaagaattcggaagaaattgataagttgaagattcaactgaagaaggagttcgagatgaaggatctgggtgaggcaaagaaaattcttggcatggagataattagagatagacgttcaaagaaactctgtttatctcagaaagaatatttgaagagagtactacaacgttttggcatagatgacaagactaagccagttagtactccacttgctccccattttaagctaagtactactatgtcgccaatggatgaagctgaacgagagtatatgtcaaaggtaccatacgcaaatgctgttggtagcttgatgtatgcaatggtttgcacaaggcctgacatttcacaagctgttggagttattagcagatatatgcacaatccagggaaggagcattggcaagctgtgaagtggattctacggtatattcataatactgtagatgtcgggttagtttttgagcaggaagacaatcagtctgtagttggatattgtgactcagattttgcgggtgatatggacaaacgaagatcaactactggttatgtgtttacttttgcaaaggcaccagttagttggaagtctactttgcagtcaacagttgctttgtctacaacagaggcagagtacatggctattacagaggctgtgaaagaggcaatttggcttcaaggattgctaaaggagcttggtgttgaacaaaaaggtatcacaattttttgtgatagtcaaagtgttattcaattagcgaagaaccaagtttatcatgcaaggacgaagcacattgatgttcggtatcatttcgtacgagaaatcatagaagaaggtggagtcacggtgaagaaaattcatactacggagaatcctgctgatatgctgacaaaggtggtgactgcggtcaagtttcaacattgtttggatttgatcaacattgttgaacactgaagattgaagatgaagacacaaccaaaatttgttgttgagaaagaattgaagatgtggaattttgccaaggtggagatttgttgaagtttggcaaaatgccaaagtcccacatcggttgggAGTTGAGTTTGGGGggaattttcccctataaaagaaggcctaatgtttaggatttaaacacacctctcatttgccttctcatctatttaatgcatttgtatcttctctctttagtattatttcacttgtatttttggagtggaataaaacattggttgtgtccgaggagtaggcaaaattagccgaacctcgtaaattctggtgttccctttattgttgctttattgtcttatttattattatttggtggctgtcataatttttggtataatagttgtgacttattcacactatatacatttggcttccgcaacagagGATAGAAATTTAAAAAGGATTTGCCTTTATGTTAGATGAACTTAATGTAATTTTCACCATCGAGTTTTCACACATTATCACCTACGTTGTTCTTCTGTATAAATATTTTTCTTGTTTTGACCTTGTAGATAATtagaaataattttattattttgcaAGAAAAAAAGGTTTAAATCATTAAAAATAGTAGGATATGGTGCAACCCGCAGAAGAGAGCATACCTTATGCGAACGActcttataaaataaattaaagctTAGTCACTTAAAAGATAGCTAGTCACCTTGATAGGATTCTCAAATCTTCTTGATGTGTTGCTTGAACAATGTTGAAGTCCAACTTGGCCAGCTCGAGCAGAAGAGGATTAGCATTTGAAATATTCTCATTAATGTTAAGGTACCAACTTGTCTCAACTCTCAACATCATCCAATACAAAGGAAGTTCCAGGGCATGGCTGACTAATGAGACTGTTACATTGTCTTCACCATATAAATGATTGTTCAAATAATTCTGTAGATGTGATATTGCAGACTCTAGAAAAGTTCTTTCAGTTTCGGTAGAGAGAAATGAAGCTTCATATAATTGTAACAATCCTTTTGTATCTTTACAGAGACTCTGCTTGAGGTTACCCTGCTCATCCTTGAAATCGTTCAGTATATCTAAAACACAAGgaagaaatcaaaataaaatgACCAAATATCAGATGcatgaaagaagaaggaaattgGTTTGGCAAAATCAGTACCTTGAGAGATATGAAATCCATGTTCTCTCAAGAGTCTAAATTTCAGAGCTGTGGCGTATAATGAATCTGCTGGAGTACTGTGCTGCTTTATGCTGCTCAAAATTTGCATAATTTCATGCTTGAAGTGGTAACTAACTCCAAGCCTTTGTAAATTATCAATCAGCTCCAACTTCTCTAACTCTTGTGATCCCTCGGCCATTATCATCTTCTTCATTTCCTCCTTCAGTTTGTTAAAACGATTCATATACTTCTTTCCCTGCGCAACACATTTACAAATGATCAACTCGAATATTAACCTGCGTCAGGGGCAACCCAACCAATTTTGTGGCCTAGCCAAACTTTACGAGGggctttaacttctttttttcaaaatgttattttttatttgaagTCTAATTTTTTAGCTTTTTTAAGATgtaaagttattaataattttcttatacaCAATTTTTTCCTAATAAGTCTCTCTCGATTGAATGTAGCTAATCCATTTAATCTCTCTTAAGACATTGTTGATATtagataagattttatcaattttaattttaaaaaacttCTTTCCACTGAAACAACGGTAATTggagttattaacattattctaTAAGTAATATAGGCATTTGGAAAAGAATCAAATCCTTTATTTGATGAAATATATCAATTAAATtattatcttctaattgtactatttttcttaatacttttaatttagaaaataaatttAAATGATCAATTTCAGATTGATCATTATactttaaggaacattcaagattaagtcaatattttttaaaatttccttCATCTAGTGATTTCAGTTTTTTCCCgctaaatagaaaattaaaaaaaaaattataggcTTCAAATtattcaaatctattttgaagtgaaaaaatagtcttgtctatcaagagattttgagatttcattatcgacattttcatcaaattgtttcttcctatatatcacatgtttcttacgaaattcgagttcgatattcatttcaaaTGCAATTACCCTGACAGAAATCATAGCAGTTGCAATTCCTTCTTTTATAtacttgttaaagaaagaaatcaaacatTTTCACTTCATATAATTTTTCATTTTAAGTTATATATAGCCTATTGGATGCAACTAAAAATGGGGCCCCCACGAACGTGGGATCTAAAGCAGCTGCTTTACCTTCTTTAGGGAAGGGTTGTCCCTAACCCACATACGTTATCTTTTGAATGATATTACGGCAAATTAATTATGCAGATTATTGAATAACATGAGTATGTGCTAAACAAATTATATTACCGCATAATCATTGTGTATGGACTGAATATACTCAAAATCCCACATGGTAGGTTGGTAATTCCCTGAACGTCTAGAGAGATTTTGATCTGAAGATGAAATAGCAGAGTACTGATTAGGTGATGGTTCAGTTTTCATGCTGCGGCCTGCAGCTGCGGTAGAGAGGCAGCTGGCTTTTGATACAAGTGACGGCTTTTCTCGGCTGAAAGAGGAAATTAAACAAGTAGCTGCTGGTGGCGGAGGTATTTTGGAGGTGGCCATGTGCAGCATCCATACGTTGGTAGATATTGCCACGTCCATTATATTGATTCACTTCAATGTGTGGGGAGAATTTTTAGCTTAATGTTATCTAAATAGATTCATCTTTATGACAGGAAAAAAACTTACACATGCTTTTTGTGTGTCTCTTCattcttttcaaaacaaattaatgATGAAATAATGGCATGCCAAGTAGGCAAACGGAGGGAGTACGAATAATTCGTGAAGGATATCTATTCGAAAATCTTGTCCAACAACAACTTGTTGATGATAGTTATGCTTCTATTTTCAGTCACGTTTTTCATAAGGAGATAGAAGCAATTATCATCCTATAGTAGCTGCCCAAAATAATGCTGTTGCCGGCCCATCCATAGATTGCACAAGATTTCTCAAAGGTTTAGATTGAGAAAATCCAAGTTCATTTACCAATTCACCCACTAAATTGCAAATCTTGATGTCAAGTTTTATTCCCACTAGAGCTAATCAATCACTAACCACTCTTTATAAAAAAACTAGCGAAACGTTTCTGTTGAGGGAAAAAGAGAAACTCGAGCTCCCATAAAATATAGTTTAACAACTCAATATAGAACAAGTTCGAAGTGGTAAATTAAGGGACATACTTCATATATTAGAATTGAAGGGTTATTTCTCAATTATTGAATCTTGTATCAAACTTCACTTGGTAAAATAccccgcaaaaaaaaaaaaaaaaaaaaaaagggtagGGTGGAGAAAAAACCTAACACGTAATTACCTATCGACACTAGTTTGGGGCGAAAGTTGAGTTGGCTGCATGCAGCTTAATTTATTTGCTCTGCCAAAGTAATTATATAGATGATCACTTAATTTTGGGTAATTGGACATCAAAGTTATTTACgtttttttaatcatttaaaagttactttattttatttaattatcttCAATGGTCATCTATCACTTCTTATTCTTTTTTGTCTTATGAAAATTACTTTACTTTACCTAATTAGCTTCAACTGTCATATATGCCGAATTTTATATTTTTCAGTAATTTAATGATGTGACAAgtttattttaagaaaaaaatagagTTAAAACACTAATTAAGAACCTGGACCAAATTAGAATTTGTTGAGAAAGGAGTAACATAGGTATTAAAGTATAAGGGCATTTTAGTCTTTACAGTCCTTTAATTACCGTTAGTCATATCCATTAGTTAGTTAATAAGCAAATTAGTTAAATTCAGATTATTAGTTAAAACACCTACCTATATATATTGTAATGAGATAATTTGTTCagataataagaaagatatgaaTTCATTATCTTCTCCACTCATTCTCTCTCTAACTTCTCTCTAGTCGAcattcttcatcttcttccttgAATTCAGAGTTTATAATCTGAAATTGATCATTTAGATAGTTCATCAACATGACAAGCTGTCCTCAAGAACCAAAACTGCAGTTCATATGGGATATGCAGAAACCCAAAAAGGGTATCTATTGTATGACCTACAGGATAGGGTATTCTTTGTTAATAGAGATGTAGTTTTCAGAGAAGATGTCTTCCCTTTCAAAAGGAAAGAAGACTATTCAAATCCTATATTCTCCACTTCAAATTCTCAGTTACAAGATCTTCAATTATCAATTCCGgatcatatacatatacatattcaGACAGCAGCTCAACCTTCAAATAATATTATGGAAACAGAACTTGGTCATATCTCTGAACCTATACAAAATAACTCTAGTGAGAATCAATTCATGGACAATATATATCAAGAGCCTCAAAATAGAAATTCTGAGAGACTTGAAATACCAACTACAAGTTCTATTCAGAACACAAATCCAGTAGTTCATAGAGCATCAGACAGAGAGAAAAGACCACCTATATGGTTAAGTGATTTTGTGTCACTCAATATTTATCAAGAGGTTCCATACCCTATATCAAACTACATCAGTTATGAAGGTCTGTCTTCATCATATAGAGCATTTATTACTACCTCCTCAAATGTTAATGAGCCTACAACTTATGCAGAAGCAATAAGAGATCCTAGATGGATAGAGGCAATAAAACAGAAATTGATACATTACAGAATAATCATACACGGGACATAGTTTCCTTGCCTGAAGGAAAAACTCCAATAGGGTGTAAGTGGATTTATAAAGTGAAGTATAAGGCTTCAGGTAAAATTGAGAGGTTTAAAGCTAGGTTAGTAGCTATAGTCAAAAAGAAGGAATTGATTATCAAGAAATTTTTTCTCCAGTAATTAAAATGAAAACTGTGAGAACAGTTCTTGCAATTGCAGCAAAAGAAAAATGGCatatacatcaaatggatgtatataatgcatttcttcaagggGACTTATATGATGAAATCTACATGGAGCTTCCACAAGGATTTAAGAGCCATGGGGAGAAAGTATGCAGGCTCATCAAATCCTTGTATGGGTTAAAACAAGCTCCAAGACAATGGAATGCAAAGCTAACTGAAGCTCTAATAAAATCTGACTTTAAACAAAGTCAGTTTGATCACTCTTTATTTATAAAGAAGACTCCTGAGGGTATCACTATGGTtttagtatatgttgatgatatgttgataacatgtgatagtttgaaattaattgaAGAAACAAAAAACAACTTGCATCACGTGTTTAAAATGAAAGATCTAGGTGAACTAAAGTACTTCTTAGGTATTGAGTTTGCAAGATCTAAACAAAGGATATTAATGCATCAAATGAAGTATACTCTAGAGCTTATATCAGAACTTGGGTTAAGTGCTGCTAGACCCATAGCTACTCCACTAGACACTAATACAAAACTGACAACCAGAGAATATGATGATCACTGCAAAGACCAGGTATCAGATGATCCTCCTACATATACTAATTCATATCAAAGATTGATAGGCAGACTACTTTATCTAACGCTGACCAGGCCAGATATTTCCTTCAGTGTCCAAACACTTAGTCAGTTCTTACAACAGCCTAACGATCACATATGGAAGCAGCAATGAGGATTGTCAAATATATCAAGAACCAACCAAGAAGAGGGATTCTATTATCCAgttcaaacaacaacaacattacTGCCTACTGTGATGCAGACTGGGCAGCATGTCAAATTTCCAGAAAATCAGTAACAAGGTACTTAATCAAGATAGAAGACTCATTAGTAGCCTGAAAATCAAAAAAGCAAACGACATTATCTAGAAGTTCTGCAGAGGCTGCATACAGAAGCATTGCAACTACAGTAGCTGAACTCATTTGATTACAAGGTCTCATGAAAGAAATTGGCATTGAAGTAACCTTACCCATTGAAGTACACAGTGATAGTAAAGTTGCTATCCAGATTGCAGCTAATCCTGTATACCATGAGAGAACCAAACACATCGAAATAGATTTCCACTTCATAAGAGAAAGAATAATACAAGGACTGATAGTAACAAAGTACATCCCCAGCAAAGATCAACCTGCAGATATCCTTACTAAAAGTCTCAACAGAATTCAACATGAACATCTAATGTCCAAGCTAGGAGTTCTAAACATTTTCTCACCACCTAGCTTGAGGGGAAGTGTTGAGAAAGAAGTAACATAGGTATTAAAGTATACGGGCATTTTAGTCTTTACACTCCTTTAATTTTCGTTAGTCATATCTATTAATTAGTTAATAAGCAAATTAGTTGAATTCAGATTATTAGTTAAAACACCTACCTATATATATTGTAATGAGATAATTTGTTCagataataagaaagatatgaaTTCATTATCTTCTCCTCTCATTCTCTCTCTAACTTCTCTCTAGTCGAcattcttcatcttcttccttgAATTTAGAGTTTATAATCTGAAATTGATCATTTAGTTCAGAATTCAATCTAACAAACTGACCCAATACCTAAAACCACTTATTCCTTTTCATTCTGAAAAATGTCAAGCACTCATAATGTTGTTTATTGTTGTCCGCACATTTCGTTCATTGACTTATAGCCTTCCAATGTATAATAACCTGCAAACCACATCGAGAATGTA
Proteins encoded in this window:
- the LOC104238621 gene encoding (-)-camphene/tricyclene synthase, chloroplastic-like isoform X1 — encoded protein: MDVAISTNVWMLHMATSKIPPPPAATCLISSFSREKPSLVSKASCLSTAAAGRSMKTEPSPNQYSAISSSDQNLSRRSGNYQPTMWDFEYIQSIHNDYAGKKYMNRFNKLKEEMKKMIMAEGSQELEKLELIDNLQRLGVSYHFKHEIMQILSSIKQHSTPADSLYATALKFRLLREHGFHISQDILNDFKDEQGNLKQSLCKDTKGLLQLYEASFLSTETERTFLESAISHLQNYLNNHLYGEDNVTVSLVSHALELPLYWMMLRVETSWYLNINENISNANPLLLELAKLDFNIVQATHQEDLRILSRWWKSTHLAEKLPFSRDRLVEALFFAVGIIFEPQHSYCRRMLTKVIAFVAVIDDIYDVYGTPDELEVFTNAIERWEVKAMEQLPDYMKVCYLALFNITNEMAYEILKEQGINVLPYLTKSWADLCKSYLQEARWYYNGYTPTLEEYMDNAWISVAVPMVLVHAFPLVTNPVTKDAFESLSKYPDIIRWSATIFRFADDLGTSSEELRRGDVPKSIQCYMNEKGATEEEAREHISICIKEKWKLLINTAQRENSLFSETFIGCAINIARTGQSIYQHGDGHGIQNFEIKNRISKLFFEPIRISIP
- the LOC104238621 gene encoding (-)-camphene/tricyclene synthase, chloroplastic-like isoform X2, translated to MDVAISTNVWMLHMATSKIPPPPAATCLISSFSREKPSLVSKASCLSTAAAGRSMKTEPSPNQYSAISSSDQNLSRRSGNYQPTMWDFEYIQSIHNDYAGKKYMNRFNKLKEEMKKMIMAEGSQELEKLELIDNLQRLGVSYHFKHEIMQILSSIKQHSTPADSLYATALKFRLLREHGFHISQDILNDFKDEQGNLKQSLCKDTKGLLQLYEASFLSTETERTFLESAISHLQNYLNNHLYGEDNVTVSLVSHALELPLYWMMLRVETSWYLNINENISNANPLLLELAKLDFNIVQATHQEDLRILSRWEVKAMEQLPDYMKVCYLALFNITNEMAYEILKEQGINVLPYLTKSWADLCKSYLQEARWYYNGYTPTLEEYMDNAWISVAVPMVLVHAFPLVTNPVTKDAFESLSKYPDIIRWSATIFRFADDLGTSSEELRRGDVPKSIQCYMNEKGATEEEAREHISICIKEKWKLLINTAQRENSLFSETFIGCAINIARTGQSIYQHGDGHGIQNFEIKNRISKLFFEPIRISIP